One Mercurialis annua linkage group LG3, ddMerAnnu1.2, whole genome shotgun sequence DNA window includes the following coding sequences:
- the LOC126672243 gene encoding uncharacterized protein LOC126672243 yields the protein MQNMPVAAVQASCDLCGQLGHNSFECFVAAPSDTEQVNFVGAQGQGGGGNNSYSKTYNPGWRNHPNFTWSNSANNAPRPAQGPPRFQIPPPPQDRLGAFESKMYKFMESITNRFNIQDENQKKLEEKFDHITKNQSSVIHDLEVHFCRMANTIATRNPESLPSHTENPRDVKAMTLRSGKELESSFNNHEKTTVHEKEMKIEEEQEVDIPLKKYVPPPPFVPKIPFPQRLKKEQNDQQFANFLDKVKKLQINLSLAETLEQMPKYAKFLKDILTNKRKWTDDGTISLIENFSSIISKKIPTKLKDPGSFTIPCVDGDMEFSRCLCDLGARINLMPLSIFQKFSLGEVKETSIILQLPDQSSKQPYGIIEDVLVKVDKFIFPVDFVVLDFEEDKNCPLILGRPFMNTGRVLIDVHDKKIDFRNMRGPS from the coding sequence atgcaaaacatGCCAGTGGCAGCTGTGCAAGCAAGTTGCGATTTGTGTGGACAATTGGGGCACAATAGTTTTGAATGCTTTGTGGCAGCCCCAAGTGACACCGAACAAGTGAACTTTGTTGGTGCACAAGGTCAAGGGGGAGGTGGAAATAACTCTTACTCTAAAACGTACAATCCAGGATGGAGAAATCACCCAAATTTCACTTGGAGCAATTCTGCCAACAACGCTCCAAGACCCGCTCAAGGACCACCCAGATTTCAAATACCACCACCACCACAAGACCGATTGGGTGCATTTGAGTCCAAAATGTACAAGTTCATGGAATCAATCACCAATCGGTTCAACATTCAAGATGAGAATCAGAAAAAGCTAGAAGAGAAGTTTGATCATATCACAAAGAATCAATCATCGGTAATACATGATCTTGAGGTACACTTTTGTAGAATGGCTAATACCATTGCTACCCGGAATCCGGAAAGTTTACCAAGCCATACCGAAAACCCAAGAGATGTAAAAGCTATGACATTGAGGAGTGGAAAGGAACTGGAATCATCCTTTAATAATCATGAGAAAACAACTGTTCATGAAAAGGAAATGAAGATCGAGGAGGAGCAAGAAGTGGACATTCCCTTGAAAAAATACGTTCCACCTCCACCATTTGTTCCGAAGATTCCATTCCCACAACGATTGAAGAAGGAACAAAATGATCAACAATTTGCCAATTTCTTGGACAAGGTTAAAAAATTGCAAATCAATCTCTCTTTGGCGGAGACATTGGAGCAAATGCCCAAATACGCAAAGTTCCTCAAAGACATCCTGACAAACAAGAGGAAATGGACGGATGATGGCACAATCTCGTTAATAGAAAACTTTAGCTCCATAATTTCTAAGAAAATCCCAACTAAGTTAAAAGATCCGGGAAGTTTTACCATTCCGTGTGTAGATGGTGATATGGAATTCTCTAGATGCTTGTGTGATTTAGGAGCTAGAATTAACTTGATGCCATTATCTATATTCCAAAAGTTTAGCTTGGGTGAAGTGAAGGAAACTTCAATAATACTCCAATTGCCGGATCAATCCAGCAAACAACCATACGGTATCATCGAGGATGTACTAGTGAAAGTGGATAAGTTTATTTTCCCCGTCGATTTTGTCGTATTGGATTTTGAGGAAGATAAAAATTGTCCATTGATCTTAGGTCGTCCATTCATGAATACCGGTAGAGTATTAATTGATGtacatgataaaaaaattgattttcggAATATGCGAGGACCAAGTTGA